A section of the Flavobacterium sp. CG_23.5 genome encodes:
- a CDS encoding NADP-dependent malic enzyme encodes MDKNSKRREALLYHAKPTPGKIQVVPTKKYATQRDLSLAYSPGVAEPCLEIAKDVNNVYKYTAKGNLVAVITNGTAVLGLGDIGPEASKPVMEGKGLLFKIFADIDVFDIEIGTKDIEEFIQTVKNIAPTFGGINLEDIKAPESFEIERRLVEELNIPVMHDDQHGTAIISSAALLNALELANKKSEDVKLVVSGAGSAALACANLYVLLGVKIENILMFNSKGVLTKDNKSLSDLQQKYAKDIAPMSLEEALVGADVFLGLSTGDIMTPQMLLGMAENPIVFAMANPDPEIDYNLAIATRKDVIMATGRSDHPNQVNNVLGFPYIFRGALDVRATKINEAMKMAAVRALALLAKESVPEQVNVAYGATKLIFGKEYIIPKPFDPRLITIVAPAVAKAAMDSGVALNPITDWKKYEEELLDRLGNDNKMVRLITNRAKTDPKRIVFAEADHLDVLKAAQIVLEEGIGFPILLGNKEIILELKEELGFDADVQIIDPKEKEEESRRNRFATTYWSSRQRRGISLLDSQKLMRERNYFAAMMVNEGEADALVTGHSRSYPSVVKPMLQLIDKAPGASLVATTNMMMTSRGPMFLSDTAININPSADDLAKIAIMTAKTAKMFGVEPVIAMISYSNFGSSTNESAGKVREAVAYLHKNHPEMVIDGELQADFALNPEMLKAKFPFSKLAGKKVNTLIFPNLESANITYKLLKELNKVDSIGPIMLGMGKPVHIFQLGASVEEMVNMAAIAVIDAQEKEKKKQI; translated from the coding sequence ATGGACAAAAATAGCAAAAGAAGAGAGGCATTATTATACCACGCGAAGCCGACTCCAGGAAAAATACAAGTAGTTCCCACTAAGAAATATGCAACCCAAAGAGATTTGTCTTTGGCCTATTCTCCTGGTGTGGCAGAGCCATGTTTGGAAATAGCAAAAGATGTAAATAATGTTTATAAATATACAGCAAAAGGAAATCTGGTTGCTGTAATTACAAATGGAACTGCAGTTTTAGGGCTTGGTGACATAGGTCCTGAAGCATCTAAACCGGTGATGGAAGGGAAGGGTTTGTTGTTTAAAATTTTTGCTGATATAGATGTATTCGACATTGAAATCGGAACTAAAGATATTGAAGAATTTATCCAAACAGTCAAAAATATTGCGCCAACTTTTGGTGGAATAAATCTGGAAGATATAAAAGCACCAGAATCTTTTGAAATTGAAAGACGATTGGTTGAAGAATTAAATATTCCGGTGATGCACGATGACCAACATGGAACCGCAATTATATCGTCTGCGGCTTTATTGAATGCATTGGAATTAGCAAATAAAAAATCAGAAGATGTAAAATTAGTGGTTTCAGGAGCAGGCTCAGCTGCACTTGCTTGTGCTAATTTGTACGTTTTATTGGGTGTAAAAATCGAAAATATATTGATGTTTAACAGTAAAGGAGTCTTAACAAAAGACAACAAATCACTTTCTGATTTACAACAAAAATATGCAAAAGACATCGCGCCAATGAGTCTGGAGGAAGCATTAGTTGGAGCTGATGTTTTTTTAGGATTGTCAACAGGAGATATTATGACTCCACAAATGTTGTTGGGTATGGCTGAAAATCCAATCGTTTTTGCGATGGCAAATCCAGACCCGGAAATAGACTACAACTTGGCGATAGCAACCCGTAAAGATGTTATTATGGCAACAGGACGTTCTGATCATCCTAATCAGGTAAATAATGTTCTTGGATTCCCATATATCTTTAGAGGTGCGTTAGACGTTCGGGCTACTAAAATAAATGAAGCAATGAAAATGGCAGCGGTGAGAGCGCTTGCTTTATTAGCTAAAGAATCAGTTCCAGAACAAGTAAATGTTGCTTATGGCGCAACTAAGTTGATTTTTGGAAAAGAATATATTATTCCAAAACCATTTGACCCAAGATTGATAACAATTGTTGCTCCGGCTGTTGCTAAAGCAGCGATGGACTCCGGAGTTGCTTTAAATCCTATCACAGATTGGAAAAAGTATGAAGAAGAGCTTTTAGATCGATTGGGGAATGATAACAAAATGGTTCGATTGATTACCAATAGAGCTAAAACGGATCCCAAAAGAATCGTTTTTGCAGAAGCAGACCATTTAGATGTGCTTAAAGCTGCCCAAATTGTATTAGAAGAAGGAATTGGTTTTCCAATTTTACTTGGGAACAAAGAAATTATTTTGGAATTAAAGGAAGAACTGGGTTTTGATGCTGATGTTCAAATCATTGATCCAAAAGAGAAAGAAGAAGAGTCTAGAAGAAATAGGTTTGCCACAACATATTGGTCCTCCAGACAAAGAAGAGGGATTTCGTTACTGGATTCTCAAAAGTTAATGCGCGAAAGAAACTATTTTGCGGCCATGATGGTTAATGAAGGAGAAGCAGATGCATTAGTAACAGGACATTCCAGAAGTTATCCATCGGTGGTAAAACCAATGTTGCAACTTATTGATAAAGCACCTGGAGCCTCTCTTGTTGCCACTACAAATATGATGATGACCAGTCGTGGGCCAATGTTTTTATCGGATACAGCGATAAACATTAATCCATCTGCTGATGATTTAGCAAAAATTGCGATAATGACTGCAAAAACAGCTAAGATGTTTGGAGTTGAACCAGTAATTGCGATGATATCTTACTCTAATTTTGGGTCTTCAACCAATGAAAGCGCAGGAAAAGTGAGAGAAGCAGTGGCTTATTTGCATAAAAACCATCCAGAAATGGTAATCGATGGAGAACTTCAAGCTGATTTTGCTTTGAATCCAGAGATGTTGAAAGCGAAGTTTCCATTTTCTAAACTAGCAGGAAAAAAAGTGAATACTTTAATTTTTCCAAATCTTGAGTCGGCTAATATTACTTATAAGCTGTTGAAAGAATTAAATAAAGTAGATTCTATTGGACCTATTATGTTGGGGATGGGAAAACCAGTTCACATATTTCAATTAGGTGCAAGTGTCGAAGAAATGGTAAACATGGCGGCTATTGCTGTGATTGATGCACAAGAAAAAGAAAAGAAAAAACAAATATAA
- the ruvA gene encoding Holliday junction branch migration protein RuvA gives MIAHLQGKLVEKTPTQVIIDCGGVGYHVNISLHTYSLLPNTDFIKLFTHLQIKEDSHTLFGFIEKSEREIFRLLLSVSGIGASIARTMLSSLDPKQITNAIASGDVVTIQSIKGIGSKTAQRVILDLKEKVLKLYDLDEVSMSQSNTNRDEALSALEVLGFVRKTSERIVEKIVKEDPEASVESIIKKALKNL, from the coding sequence ATGATAGCACATTTACAAGGAAAATTGGTAGAAAAGACACCAACACAAGTAATTATAGATTGTGGAGGTGTCGGATACCATGTGAATATTTCTTTACATACTTACTCGTTACTTCCAAATACGGACTTTATAAAATTATTTACACATCTTCAAATAAAAGAAGATTCACATACCTTATTTGGTTTTATAGAAAAATCGGAGAGGGAGATTTTTAGATTGCTATTATCAGTTTCAGGTATTGGGGCTAGTATTGCTAGGACTATGCTGTCTTCTTTAGATCCAAAACAAATTACGAATGCAATCGCATCGGGAGATGTGGTCACTATTCAATCTATAAAAGGAATTGGCAGTAAAACAGCGCAACGAGTAATACTTGATCTGAAAGAAAAAGTGTTAAAATTGTACGATTTAGATGAAGTTTCAATGTCGCAGAGCAATACAAATCGAGATGAAGCGTTATCTGCTTTGGAGGTACTAGGTTTTGTGCGAAAAACTTCAGAAAGAATTGTTGAAAAAATCGTGAAAGAGGACCCCGAAGCCTCTGTAGAATCGATTATCAAAAAAGCTTTAAAAAACTTATAA
- a CDS encoding CBS domain-containing protein, which produces MTVNQILSTKGKEVFSIVSTITVYEALKVMGEKNIGAVLIIEEDVLKGVLSERDYARKIVLKDKSSKKTHVNEIMETEVFTVKPSDNLDYCMDLMTARRIRHLPVLENNAVIGIISIGDVVKAIIEVQKETIQHLDSYISGSKS; this is translated from the coding sequence ATGACTGTAAATCAAATATTAAGCACGAAAGGAAAGGAAGTTTTTTCAATAGTTTCCACTATTACTGTATATGAAGCTTTAAAGGTGATGGGTGAAAAAAATATTGGAGCAGTATTGATAATTGAAGAGGATGTGTTAAAAGGAGTTTTGTCTGAAAGAGATTATGCCAGAAAAATTGTTCTTAAAGACAAATCTTCAAAGAAAACGCATGTGAATGAAATAATGGAAACAGAAGTTTTTACAGTAAAGCCATCTGACAATTTGGATTATTGTATGGATTTGATGACTGCAAGACGAATTAGACATCTGCCAGTTTTAGAAAATAATGCGGTAATAGGGATAATCTCAATAGGGGATGTTGTAAAAGCAATCATTGAAGTTCAAAAGGAAACTATTCAACATTTGGATTCTTATATAAGCGGAAGTAAGTCGTAA
- a CDS encoding trehalase family glycosidase yields MKFLLNIDKVFHELLLQEDTDQDKKITKDDEGPKKFVLVDEKTKLEQAIEGTYHLSNLLQELALLKESKIEMGEVDLNRIQENPVERISRKIRDDYWNELTRTIDKKGLAQILQDEKTANEVPTLYVAAKDKQGVAYFQGLEKELQNFKVAVLPENYSMEYVDTLNTKPGILALALEQKLYSLQGVPFVVPGGRFNEMYGWDSYFIGVGLLIDNQLEKAMAIAENFKYQIIHYGKILNANRSYYLTRTQPPLYSSLLIEIVKQKVPNHEWLKSHLEAVILEYNTVWMVPGNRLTETGLNRYKAEGVGMPFEVEPGHFDDVLAPYAKKYNLPTREFEKQYLERTLVDADLDMYFVHDRSLRESGHDTTDRLINTCANLNSVDVNSFLYKYEKDIAYLIREYFNNAFQTGNINYTSEDWEQKAQFRKDKINELCWNEKASMYFDYDFLNKKQFPFEAATTFFPLWAKLCSEEQAKKLLEIALPKFIKSGGITGSTKSSSEAFGDNEAPQRQWDYPFGWAPHQMLLWEGLINYKFFDKAQEMVYRWLWLITKNAVEYNGTIPEKFDLEISSHKVFAEYGNVGTEFDYIAKEGFGWVNASYQYGLQILNDTFKQELNRLTSPDDLF; encoded by the coding sequence ATGAAATTCTTACTCAACATAGACAAGGTGTTCCATGAACTGCTGCTTCAAGAAGATACCGATCAAGATAAAAAAATTACAAAAGACGACGAAGGGCCTAAAAAATTTGTTTTAGTTGATGAAAAAACAAAACTGGAGCAGGCTATTGAAGGAACCTATCATTTGTCGAATTTACTTCAAGAATTAGCACTGCTCAAAGAAAGTAAAATTGAAATGGGTGAAGTTGATTTGAACCGAATTCAGGAAAATCCGGTGGAACGAATTTCAAGAAAAATAAGAGATGATTATTGGAATGAACTCACGCGTACGATTGATAAAAAAGGTTTAGCTCAGATTCTTCAAGATGAAAAAACAGCGAATGAAGTTCCAACGCTTTATGTTGCTGCGAAAGACAAACAAGGAGTTGCTTATTTTCAGGGATTGGAGAAAGAACTTCAGAATTTTAAAGTAGCGGTTTTGCCCGAAAATTATTCGATGGAATATGTGGATACTTTAAATACAAAACCAGGGATTTTAGCTTTGGCTTTAGAACAAAAATTATACAGTTTGCAAGGAGTTCCTTTCGTAGTTCCAGGCGGAAGATTTAATGAAATGTATGGCTGGGATAGCTATTTTATAGGTGTTGGTCTGTTAATAGATAACCAACTTGAAAAAGCAATGGCTATTGCCGAGAACTTCAAGTATCAAATCATACATTACGGAAAAATCCTGAATGCAAACCGAAGTTATTACCTGACAAGAACACAACCACCATTGTATTCTTCGTTATTAATTGAAATTGTAAAACAAAAAGTACCAAATCATGAATGGTTAAAAAGCCATCTGGAAGCGGTTATTTTAGAGTACAATACAGTTTGGATGGTGCCAGGAAACCGATTAACCGAAACGGGTTTGAATCGATATAAAGCGGAAGGTGTAGGCATGCCTTTTGAAGTAGAACCAGGACATTTTGATGATGTTTTAGCGCCTTATGCTAAAAAGTATAACTTGCCAACTAGAGAATTTGAAAAACAATATCTGGAAAGAACCTTGGTTGATGCAGATTTGGATATGTATTTTGTTCACGACAGAAGTTTGCGAGAAAGCGGTCATGATACGACAGATAGACTTATAAATACGTGTGCCAATTTAAATTCGGTGGATGTAAATAGTTTTCTTTACAAATATGAAAAAGACATTGCTTATTTGATAAGGGAATATTTCAATAATGCTTTTCAAACGGGAAATATCAATTACACTTCCGAGGATTGGGAGCAAAAAGCCCAATTTAGAAAAGATAAAATCAATGAATTGTGCTGGAATGAAAAAGCAAGTATGTATTTTGATTATGATTTTTTAAACAAAAAACAATTTCCATTTGAAGCCGCTACCACATTTTTTCCGTTATGGGCAAAATTGTGCAGTGAGGAACAGGCAAAGAAGCTCTTAGAAATAGCATTGCCTAAATTTATTAAGAGTGGAGGAATTACAGGAAGTACAAAATCAAGTAGTGAAGCTTTTGGAGATAATGAAGCCCCGCAAAGACAATGGGATTATCCTTTTGGTTGGGCGCCACATCAAATGTTGTTGTGGGAAGGTTTAATTAATTATAAATTTTTCGATAAAGCGCAAGAAATGGTCTATAGATGGCTGTGGCTTATCACTAAAAATGCGGTAGAATACAACGGGACAATTCCTGAAAAGTTTGATTTAGAAATTAGTTCCCATAAAGTTTTTGCCGAGTATGGCAATGTAGGTACTGAATTCGATTATATCGCAAAAGAGGGATTTGGTTGGGTAAATGCTTCCTATCAATATGGTTTGCAAATTTTAAATGATACTTTCAAACAAGAACTAAACAGGTTAACTTCTCCAGACGATTTATTTTAA